In Tenacibaculum sp. 190524A02b, the genomic stretch TAATGATATTGAAAACTTTTATTTTCGTTTAGCTGAAGTACATGCTGTTAATACTGAAAAGAATGAGATAGAAACTTCAATTGGTTGTTTAGATTATGATACATTAATAATTGCAACGGGTTCAACAACTAATTTTTTTGGAAATACTAATATAGAAAAATATGCTATGGAGATGAAGTCTGTACCACAGGCTTTAAATATCCGTAGTTTGGTACTGGAAAATTTTGAAGAAGCTTTGTTAGAAACAAACCTAGAAAAACGTTTGGCTTTAATGAACTTTGTAATTGTTGGTGGAGGTCCTACAGGAGTAGAGTTAGCTGGAGCTTTGGCAGAAATGAAAAAAGGTATTTTGCCTAAAGATTACCCTGATTTAGATATTCGCCAAATGAAAATAAACCTAATACAAAGCTCAGGAAATATTTTAAAAGGGATGAGTGATGGGGCTTCTAAAAAGGCTGAAGATTTTCTTGTAAAACTAGGTGTAGATGTATGGAAAAATTTACGAGTTTTAGATTATGATGGAGAAACAGTTACTACTAATGGAGAAGATCATTTTAAAGCGCAAACGGTAATTTGGGCTGCAGGTGTAAAAGGAGATACAATAAATGGGTTAACAACTGAATGTGTTGTAGAACGAGCTAATAGAATTAAGGTAGATAGATATAGTAAGGTTTTAGGGTATGAAAATGTATATGCAGTAGGAGATGTAGCTTGTATGAAAACAGAAACTTATGAGTATGGGCATCCTATGATGGCACAACCAGCTATTCAACAAGGAAAATTATTAGCAAAAAATATTTTGGCAGTATACAAAGGAAAACAGCAGGTTTCTTTTGAGTATAATAACAAAGGTTCTATGGCAACCATTGGTCGTAATAAGGCAGTGGTAGATTTACCAAAGTGGAAGTTTCAAGGAGTCTTTGCGTGGTTTGTATGGATGTTTGTGCATCTATTCTCATTAATAGGTTTTAGAAATAAAGTTATTGTTTTTATGAATTGGGTGTATAACTATATTCGTTTTGATAGAGAAACACGTTTAATTATAAGACCTTATAAGAATAAAAATAAGTATTCATTTAAAGAAGAGCATGTCTAAAACAAGTGCTAATATTAAGTGCAAAGATTGTGGGGTATTTACCGAAAATGCAGATTACTGTAAAAATTGTGGTGCATTAATATCATATAAAAAACAACAAGAACTACGTGAAGAGGCTTTTAAGCAAGCACAGATTGAAGAGGTGAAAAGAGAGCTTGAAAATCCAAACTTATCAAAACATT encodes the following:
- a CDS encoding NAD(P)/FAD-dependent oxidoreductase translates to MNIPQTSFPRVVIVGGGFAGLAVARGLENQELQVVLIDKHNYHTFQPLLYQVATGGLEPDSIAFPLRKRFNDIENFYFRLAEVHAVNTEKNEIETSIGCLDYDTLIIATGSTTNFFGNTNIEKYAMEMKSVPQALNIRSLVLENFEEALLETNLEKRLALMNFVIVGGGPTGVELAGALAEMKKGILPKDYPDLDIRQMKINLIQSSGNILKGMSDGASKKAEDFLVKLGVDVWKNLRVLDYDGETVTTNGEDHFKAQTVIWAAGVKGDTINGLTTECVVERANRIKVDRYSKVLGYENVYAVGDVACMKTETYEYGHPMMAQPAIQQGKLLAKNILAVYKGKQQVSFEYNNKGSMATIGRNKAVVDLPKWKFQGVFAWFVWMFVHLFSLIGFRNKVIVFMNWVYNYIRFDRETRLIIRPYKNKNKYSFKEEHV